One window of Petrotoga miotherma DSM 10691 genomic DNA carries:
- a CDS encoding alpha-glucuronidase family glycosyl hydrolase gives MFPYSNDVDYQCWLNYQRLETPSLSDQYKEYLKNIVINIDGYIIDSIKNELYYSIKKFFNIEAIITNKPIKRTFTIISKLDGGSFFSNTIKEEEYTSLSEEGFLIKKVENSTKKFILITAKSDEGLLYGTYKLIQYIQMEKPLDQLNLLEKPYIPLRIINHWDNLDGSIERGYPGKSFIWRVPKNKSNT, from the coding sequence ATGTTTCCATATTCAAATGATGTAGATTATCAATGTTGGTTAAATTATCAAAGATTAGAAACTCCAAGTTTATCTGATCAATATAAAGAATATTTAAAAAACATTGTAATAAATATCGACGGATATATAATCGATTCTATTAAAAATGAACTTTATTATAGTATAAAAAAATTTTTTAATATAGAGGCCATCATAACTAACAAGCCTATTAAACGTACTTTTACAATAATTTCGAAATTAGATGGGGGTTCATTTTTCAGTAACACAATAAAAGAAGAAGAATACACCTCATTAAGTGAAGAGGGCTTTTTGATCAAAAAAGTAGAAAATTCTACAAAAAAATTTATATTAATAACAGCGAAATCTGATGAAGGTTTGCTATACGGTACCTACAAATTAATCCAATACATACAAATGGAAAAACCTTTAGATCAGTTAAATCTATTAGAGAAACCTTATATCCCTCTGAGAATTATTAATCACTGGGATAATTTGGATGGAAGCATTGAAAGAGGATACCCAGGTAAATCCTTTATTTGGAGGGTTCCAAAAAACAAATCAAATACTTGA